One Mya arenaria isolate MELC-2E11 chromosome 5, ASM2691426v1 genomic window carries:
- the LOC128234692 gene encoding tetraspanin-31-like isoform X1 has protein sequence MVCGGFGCSKNALVTLNCLYIIVSFILIGVGAYAKAAAVIVSLSVVGGIIASGVFLLFFSIIGLFGAIRHHQVILFFYMIILFILFLFQFSFGVVCLAVNKNQQIDLMRKAWMTSSNYTKSSFQEQLDCCGFEDPNLNSSAPLGHPTCSKLPCCSDSKDSCCTSDMTVTLTATQCSCQPCLQKANEAITTAFGWSGSLGLIFSFTEILGVWLAFRYRHLRDPRANPDAFL, from the exons ATGGTTTGCGGTGGATTTGGGTGTTCTAAAAACGCACTAGTAACACTTAATTGTCTATACATT ATTGTATCATTTATTCTCATTGGAGTGGGTGCATATGCCAAAGCTGCTGCAGTGATCGTGAGCCTCTCCGTCGTCGGAGGTATCATCGCCAGTGGAGTGTTCTTGCTGTTCTTCTCTATAATTGGGCTCTTTGGAGCAATCAGGCACCACCAAGTGATTCTCTTCTTT TATATGATAATACTCTTTATTTTATTCCTGTTCCAATTTTCATTTGGAGTGGTATGTTTGGCAGTGAATAAGAATCAACAAATTGACTTAATGCGGAAGGCATGGATGACGTCAAGCAACTATACAAAGAGCAGTTTTCAGGAGCAACTGGATTGCTGTGGCTTTGAGGATCCAAACTTAAATAGCTCAGCGCCTCTCGGACATCCTACATGTTCAAAG TTGCCATGTTGTTCTGACAGCAAGGATTCCTGCTGCACGAGTGATATGACTGTAACTTTGACGGCTACACAGTGCTCTTGTCAGCCATGCTTACAAAAGGCCAATGAAGCTATTACCACGGCCTTCGGGTGGTCTGGAAGCCTGGGACTCATTTTCAGCTTTACTGAG ATACTGGGGGTGTGGCTTGCATTCCGTTACCGGCACCTACGTGACCCTAGGGCCAACCCAGACGCTTTCCTATAA
- the LOC128234692 gene encoding tetraspanin-13-like isoform X2: MVCGGFGCSKNALVTLNCLYIIVSFILIGVGAYAKAAAVIVSLSVVGGIIASGVFLLFFSIIGLFGAIRHHQVILFFYMIILFILFLFQFSFGVVCLAVNKNQQIDLMRKAWMTSSNYTKSSFQEQLDCCGFEDPNLNSSAPLGHPTCSKLPCCSDSKDSCCTSDMTVTLTATQCSCQPCLQKANEAITTAFGWSGSLGLIFSFTEIIGVWVTVRYRNQKDPRANPSSFL; encoded by the exons ATGGTTTGCGGTGGATTTGGGTGTTCTAAAAACGCACTAGTAACACTTAATTGTCTATACATT ATTGTATCATTTATTCTCATTGGAGTGGGTGCATATGCCAAAGCTGCTGCAGTGATCGTGAGCCTCTCCGTCGTCGGAGGTATCATCGCCAGTGGAGTGTTCTTGCTGTTCTTCTCTATAATTGGGCTCTTTGGAGCAATCAGGCACCACCAAGTGATTCTCTTCTTT TATATGATAATACTCTTTATTTTATTCCTGTTCCAATTTTCATTTGGAGTGGTATGTTTGGCAGTGAATAAGAATCAACAAATTGACTTAATGCGGAAGGCATGGATGACGTCAAGCAACTATACAAAGAGCAGTTTTCAGGAGCAACTGGATTGCTGTGGCTTTGAGGATCCAAACTTAAATAGCTCAGCGCCTCTCGGACATCCTACATGTTCAAAG TTGCCATGTTGTTCTGACAGCAAGGATTCCTGCTGCACGAGTGATATGACTGTAACTTTGACGGCTACACAGTGCTCTTGTCAGCCATGCTTACAAAAGGCCAATGAAGCTATTACCACGGCCTTCGGGTGGTCTGGAAGCCTGGGACTCATTTTCAGCTTTACTGAG ATTATAGGAGTATGGGTTACAGTTCGATATCGTAACCAGAAAGACCCGCGCGCTAATCCTAGCTCGTTTCTCTAG